A region from the Silene latifolia isolate original U9 population chromosome 7, ASM4854445v1, whole genome shotgun sequence genome encodes:
- the LOC141591643 gene encoding peroxidase 57-like, translated as MVRPSSSTSILALGLLLMTLVANCYGELRLNYYSGKCGKVNVEEAAFYIVKQYYTEDKDTVADLIRLQFHDCFVRGCDASILLRGRTAELASAKDATVAGLDVVEEIKVTLDKYCPGVVSCADIIVLAARSAVYLGGAKWYDVETGRKDGRISNAVEAQNALPGPNIPVSIAIQLFGRFGLNTEDFVVLLGCHTVGTAHCPSFEDRLYNYNGANGRSDPTINPTFLAQLKRTCPRGSNNQAFLDQTRGSEFVMDNGYFKRILEGKGTLKIDQAIAYDPQTTKIVQSLAYNPTLFGAKIGPAMRKMAKIGVILNGEVRLGTCTKVR; from the exons ATGGTTAGACCAAGTTCTTCAACTTCAATTCTAGCCTTAGGGCTACTACTAATGACCCTTGTTGCCAATTGCTATGGTGAGCTTCGTCTAAACTACTACTCTGGCAAGTGTGGTAAGGTTAATGTCGAGGAAGCGGCTTTCTATATCGTCAAGCAATATTATACCGAGGATAAAGATACCGTTGCTGATCTTATTCGTCTCCAATTCCATGACTGCTTTGTTAGG GGATGTGATGCATCGATTCTACTACGAGGCCGAACAGCAGAGTTGGCATCAGCTAAAGACGCGACTGTAGCTGGATTGGACGTCGTAGAGGAAATTAAAGTCACACTTGATAAATATTGTCCCGGAGTTGTTTCATGTGCTGATATCATCGTCCTAGCAGCACGATCTGCTGTATACTTG GGTGGAGCAAAATGGTACGATGTCGAAACAGGACGAAAAGACGGTCGGATCTCAAATGCAGTTGAAGCTCAAAACGCTCTTCCTGGACCAAATATTCCAGTCTCAATTGCCATCCAACTCTTTGGTCGATTTGGTCTCAATACTGAGGACTTCGTTGTCCTTCTAG GTTGCCACACAGTCGGAACAGCACATTGTCCCAGCTTCGAGGACCGTTTGTACAACTACAACGGCGCAAATGGAAGATCCGACCCAACCATAAACCCGACCTTCCTCGCTCAACTAAAGAGGACATGCCCTCGCGGttccaacaatcaagcattctTAGATCAAACTAGGGGAAGCGAGTTTGTCATGGACAATGGTTACTTCAAGCGAATATTGGAAGGCAAAGGTACTCTCAAAATCGATCAAGCCATCGCATATGATCCTCAAACGACGAAAATTGTCCAAAGTTTGGCTTACAACCCTACATTATTCGGAGCTAAAATTGGTCCGGCTATGCGTAAAATGGCTAAGATTGGAGTTATTCTTAACGGAGAGGTTCGGTTGGGTACTTGCACAAAAGTTCGCTAA
- the LOC141589681 gene encoding peroxidase 60-like: protein MVKASCCLALGLLLIMALVGNCYGELRLGYYAGKCGNINVEEAVFYIVKEHYVEEKDTVADFVRLQFHDCFVRGCDASVLLEGPDTELRSERDSTVAGMDIVEEIKVTLDKYCPGVVSCADIIVLGARSAAYLGGAYWYDVETGRKDGRVSIAAEAQSSLPGPQIPVANAIQLFAQHGLNTEDFVVLLGCHTVGTSHCPNIENRLYNFGGFGKSDPSINPSLLYELQQICPYGQNSNNQAFLDQTKGSEFVMDNGFYLRILEGKGVLHIDQMMAYDPLTYGYVQSLAYNPGLFAAKIGPAMRKMAQYGVILDGEVRLGTCKKVR, encoded by the exons ATGGTTAAAGCAAGTTGTTGTTTAGCCCTTGGGCTCCTCCTAATAATGGCCCTTGTTGGCAATTGCTATGGTGAGCTACGTCTCGGCTACTACGCTGGCAAGTGTGGTAATATTAACGTTGAGGAAGCGGTATTCTACATCGTCAAAGAGCATTATGTTGAGGAAAAAGATACAGTTGCTGATTTTGTTCGCCTTCAGTTCCATGACTGCTTTGTTAGG GGTTGTGATGCATCGGTTTTACTAGAAGGACCGGACACAGAGTTGAGGTCAGAAAGAGACTCGACAGTGGCTGGCATGGATATCGTAGAGGAGATTAAGGTTACACTCGATAAATATTGTCCAGGAGTTGTTTCGTGTGCTGATATcatcgtcctaggagctcgatcTGCTGCGTACTTG GGTGGAGCATATTGGTACGACGTTGAAACAGGAAGAAAAGACGGTCGCGTATCAATTGCCGCTGAAGCTCAAAGCTCACTTCCAGGACCCCAAATCCCGGTCGCAAATGCCATCCAACTCTTTGCACAACACGGTCTCAACACCGAAGACTTTGTTGTTCTCCTAG GTTGCCACACAGTCGGAACATCACATTGCCCCAACATCGAGAATCGTTTATACAACTTCGGAGGTTTCGGGAAATCGGACCCGTCCATAAACCCTAGCTTACTCTATGAGCTCCAACAAATATGTCCTTATGGACAAAATTCAAACAACCAAGCATTCTTGGATCAAACTAAAGGAAGTGAGTTTGTTATGGACAATGGTTTCTACCTAAGAATTTTAGAAGGCAAAGGTGTCCTTCACATTGATCAAATGATGGCATATGACCCTTTAACTTATGGTTATGTCCAAAGTTTGGCATATAATCCTGGACTATTTGCTGCTAAAATTGGGCCTGCTATGCGTAAAATGGCCCAATATGGAGTTATTCTTGACGGAGAAGTTAGGTTAGGAACTTGTAAGAAAGTTCGCTAA